The Pogona vitticeps strain Pit_001003342236 chromosome 6, PviZW2.1, whole genome shotgun sequence genome contains a region encoding:
- the CEBPE gene encoding CCAAT/enhancer-binding protein epsilon: MSQAGYFESERHYQAPDMPPVRPSGHNDLAPLCESELASYIGDEQLLSEMLQGAQQRGPKGGPFSGYFPMEPYPFLSYGGERKALGPFDPRPVAVKEEPRGGDAGRGGGRPPYTMHFPAAQCAQVNLGLPGTRAGQALRVLKGPSCTPSPPCGTPKGKKSVNKDSLEYRLRRERNNIAVRKSRDKAKRRVMETQQRLVDLLGENERLRSRVDQLVQETETLRDIFRQVPEAAGLIKGLGGICS; this comes from the exons ACATGCCCCCCGTGAGGCCCAGCGGCCACAATGACCTGGCGCCCCTCTGCGAATCGGAGCTGGCCTCGTACATTGGCGACGAGCAGCTGCTCTCGGAAATGCTTCAAGGGGCTCAGCAGAGGGGTCCCAAGGGGGGGCCCTTCTCCGGCTACTTCCCCATGGAGCCGTACCCCTTCCTATCCTACGGAGGGGAGCGCAAGGCCCTCGGACCTTTTGACCCACGGCCTGTTGCCGTGAAGGAGGAGCCGCGAGGTGGAGATGCTGGACGGGGAGGCGGGCGCCCCCCTTACACCATGCACTTCCCAGCCGCCCAGTGTGCCCAAGTGAACCTTGGCCTGCCGGGGACCCGTGCCGGACAAGCGCTGAGAGTGCTCAAG GGCCCCTCGTGCACCCCATCCccgccctgcgggacccccaaaGGGAAGAAGTCGGTGAACAAAGACAGCCTGGAGTACCGCCTGCGCCGCGAGCGCAACAACATCGCGGTGCGCAAGAGCCGCGACAAGGCCAAGCGGCGGGTGATGGAGACCCAGCAGCGCCTGGTGGACCTGCTGGGCGAGAACGAGCGGCTGCGCTCCCGGGTGGACCAGCTGGTGCAGGAGACGGAGACCCTGCGGGACATTTTCCGCCAAGTGCCCGAGGCGGCTGGGCTGATCAAAGGGCTGGGGGGGATCTGTAGCTga
- the C6H14orf119 gene encoding uncharacterized protein C14orf119 homolog, with protein sequence MSEPMPLSYVTAQEMRCLLHWLSSWSPAQRERFVHSLAEKAVPCKVISLLDGLAGLSVEAGKPPSIFECQMRLWDQWFRGWSQEERNEFVRQLEEVLPEVASRFYQEVAGTAGQD encoded by the coding sequence ATGTCCGAGCCAATGCCCCTGTCCTATGTGACCGCCCAGGAGATGCGCTGCCTTTTGCACTGGCTGTCGAGCTGGTCCCCAGCACAGCGTGAGCGCTTCGTCCACAGCCTGGCAGAGAAAGCGGTCCCCTGCAAGGTGATCTCGCTCTTGGATGGCCTGGCTGGGCTCAGCGTGGAAGCCGGCAAGCCCCCTTCCATCTTTGAGTGCCAGATGCGTCTCTGGGACCAGTGGTTCCGGGGCTGGTCTCAAGAAGAGCGCAACGAATTTGTGAGGCAGCTGGAAGAGGTGTTGCCGGAGGTGGCTTCTCGTTTCTACCAAGAGGTTGCTGGAACAGCCGGGCAGGATTAA